One genomic window of Camelina sativa cultivar DH55 chromosome 5, Cs, whole genome shotgun sequence includes the following:
- the LOC104788276 gene encoding magnesium-protoporphyrin IX monomethyl ester [oxidative] cyclase, chloroplastic-like — protein sequence MLLYIWSRFFCLSVYVTMYLNDCQRTNFYEGIGLNTKEFDMHVIIETNRTTTRIFPAVLDVENPEFKRKLDRMVVSYEKLLAVGQTDDPSFIKTLKRIPLVASLASEILAAYLMPPVESGSVDFAEFEPNLVY from the exons ATGCTTCTCTATATCTGGTCTCGCTTCTTCTGCCTCTCG GTTTATGTGACAATGTACCTCAATGATTGTCAAAGAACTAACTTCTACGAGGGTATCGGGTTAAACACAAAGGAGTTCGATATGCATGTCATCATCGAA ACAAACCGAACCACGACAAGAATATTCCCGGCGGTGCTGGATGTTGAGAACCCTGAGTTTAAGAGGAAATTGGATAGAATGGTTGTGAGCTATGAGAAGCTGCTGGCTGTAGGACAAACCGATGATCCTTCTTTCATCAAGACACTCAAGCGGAttcctttggttgcttcttTAGCCTCTGAGATCTTGGCTGCTTATCTCATGCCTCCTGTTGAATCTGGCTCTGTTGATTTCGCCGAGTTTGAGCCTAATCTTGTTTATTAG
- the LOC104788272 gene encoding pentatricopeptide repeat-containing protein At3g60050-like isoform X2 gives MNLALVFGTNVVRKAYRFLFSSRKFCNGNLGSDETHIGFTDLDLDCGFVEEASTSISELQSIIHREEISVRCRFLDSAKLGASRVLETLKQDESAGFDTKSALDELNVRVSGLLVREVLVGFLRNLSYDNNKTRCAKLAYRFFVWSGEQGCFRHTVNSYHLLMKIFAECGEYKAMWRLVDEMVQDGLPTTARTFNLLICSCGEAGVKQYKLIEWVYEQMLEDGFSPDVLTYNILLWTNYRLGKMDRFDKLFDEMARDGLSLDCYTYNILLHILGRGNKPLAALTTLNHMKEVGIDPSVLHFTTLIDGLSRAGNMEACKYFLDEMVKAGCAPDVVCYTVMITGYVVCGELEKAKDMFREMTVKGQLPNVFTYNSMIRGLCMAGEFREACWLLKEMESRGCNPNFVVYSTLVSYLRKAGKLTEARKVIREMVKKGHYVHLVPKMMKYRR, from the exons ATGAACTTGGCACTAGTTTTTGGCACAAATGTAGTTCGTAAAGCTTATCGCTTTCTCTTCAGCTCCAGAAAATTCTGCAATGGTAACTTGGGTAGTGATGAAACTCATATTGGTTTCACTGATTTAGATTTGGATTGTGGATTTGTTGAGGAAGCCAGTACTAGTATCAGTGAGCTCCAAAGCATCATCCATCGAGAAGAGATCTCTGTTCGGTGTAGGTTTTTGGATAGTGCCAAGCTTGGTGCGTCTCGTGTTCTCGAGACATTAAAGCAAGATGAATCTGCTGGATTCGATACAAAGTCAGCTTTAGATGAGCTTAATGTTAGAGTCTCAGGGCTTTTAGTGAGGGAGGTTCTTGTAGGGTTCTTAAGGAACTTGagttatgataataataagacCAGATGTGCCAAACTAGCTTATAGATTCTTCGTGTGGTCTGGTGAGCAAGGTTGTTTCAGGCACACAGTGAATTCTTATCATTTGCTTATGAAGATATTTGCAGAGTGTGGTGAGTATAAGGCAATGTGGAGATTAGTTGATGAGATGGTTCAAGACGGGCTCCCGACAACAGCTAGGACGTTTAATCTGTTGATTTGTAGTTGCGGTGAAGCAG GTGTAAAACAGTATAAATTGATTGAGTGGGTTTACGAGCAGATGTTAGAAGACGGGTTCTCGCCTGATGTTCTAACTTACAACATTCTCTTGTGGACCAACTATAGGTTAGGGAAAATGGATCGGTTCGACAAGCTGTTTGATGAGATGGCTCGAGATGGTTTGTCTCTGGATTGCTACACGTACAACATTTTGCTGCACATTTTGGGGAGAGGAAATAAACCGCTGGCTGCTCTGACTACGTTGAACCATATGAAGGAAGTAGGAATCGACCCGAGCGTCCTCCATTTCACCACTTTGATAGACGGTCTGAGCCGTGCAGGGAATATGGAAGCGTGCAAGTACTTTCTAGATGAGATGGTGAAAGCCGGGTGCGCACCGGATGTTGTTTGTTACACCGTGATGATAACAGGGTATGTCGTATGCGGGGAGCTAGAGAAGGCAAAGGATATGTTTAGAGAGATGACGGTAAAAGGGCAATTACCGAATGTATTCACGTACAACTCGATGATTAGGGGGTTGTGTATGGCGGGAGAGTTCAGAGAAGCGTGTTGGTTGCTCAAAGAAATGGAATCTAGAGGGTGTAACCCGAATTTCGTAGTGTATAGTACATTGGTGAGCTATTTAAGAAAAGCAGGGAAGCTTACAGAGGCTCGCAAGGTAATAAGAGAGATGGTGAAGAAAGGACATTATGTTCATTTAGTTCCAAAGATGATGAAATATAGGAGAtga
- the LOC104788272 gene encoding pentatricopeptide repeat-containing protein At3g60050-like isoform X1 produces MNLALVFGTNVVRKAYRFLFSSRKFCNGNLGSDETHIGFTDLDLDCGFVEEASTSISELQSIIHREEISVRCRFLDSAKLGASRVLETLKQDESAGFDTKSALDELNVRVSGLLVREVLVGFLRNLSYDNNKTRCAKLAYRFFVWSGEQGCFRHTVNSYHLLMKIFAECGEYKAMWRLVDEMVQDGLPTTARTFNLLICSCGEAGLAKQAVVQFIKCKTFNYRPFKHSYNAILNSLLGVKQYKLIEWVYEQMLEDGFSPDVLTYNILLWTNYRLGKMDRFDKLFDEMARDGLSLDCYTYNILLHILGRGNKPLAALTTLNHMKEVGIDPSVLHFTTLIDGLSRAGNMEACKYFLDEMVKAGCAPDVVCYTVMITGYVVCGELEKAKDMFREMTVKGQLPNVFTYNSMIRGLCMAGEFREACWLLKEMESRGCNPNFVVYSTLVSYLRKAGKLTEARKVIREMVKKGHYVHLVPKMMKYRR; encoded by the coding sequence ATGAACTTGGCACTAGTTTTTGGCACAAATGTAGTTCGTAAAGCTTATCGCTTTCTCTTCAGCTCCAGAAAATTCTGCAATGGTAACTTGGGTAGTGATGAAACTCATATTGGTTTCACTGATTTAGATTTGGATTGTGGATTTGTTGAGGAAGCCAGTACTAGTATCAGTGAGCTCCAAAGCATCATCCATCGAGAAGAGATCTCTGTTCGGTGTAGGTTTTTGGATAGTGCCAAGCTTGGTGCGTCTCGTGTTCTCGAGACATTAAAGCAAGATGAATCTGCTGGATTCGATACAAAGTCAGCTTTAGATGAGCTTAATGTTAGAGTCTCAGGGCTTTTAGTGAGGGAGGTTCTTGTAGGGTTCTTAAGGAACTTGagttatgataataataagacCAGATGTGCCAAACTAGCTTATAGATTCTTCGTGTGGTCTGGTGAGCAAGGTTGTTTCAGGCACACAGTGAATTCTTATCATTTGCTTATGAAGATATTTGCAGAGTGTGGTGAGTATAAGGCAATGTGGAGATTAGTTGATGAGATGGTTCAAGACGGGCTCCCGACAACAGCTAGGACGTTTAATCTGTTGATTTGTAGTTGCGGTGAAGCAGGTTTGGCGAAACAAGCTGTTGTGCAGTTCATAAAGTGCAAGACTTTCAATTACCGACCTTTCAAACACTCTTATAACGCGATTTTGAATTCTTTGCTAGGTGTAAAACAGTATAAATTGATTGAGTGGGTTTACGAGCAGATGTTAGAAGACGGGTTCTCGCCTGATGTTCTAACTTACAACATTCTCTTGTGGACCAACTATAGGTTAGGGAAAATGGATCGGTTCGACAAGCTGTTTGATGAGATGGCTCGAGATGGTTTGTCTCTGGATTGCTACACGTACAACATTTTGCTGCACATTTTGGGGAGAGGAAATAAACCGCTGGCTGCTCTGACTACGTTGAACCATATGAAGGAAGTAGGAATCGACCCGAGCGTCCTCCATTTCACCACTTTGATAGACGGTCTGAGCCGTGCAGGGAATATGGAAGCGTGCAAGTACTTTCTAGATGAGATGGTGAAAGCCGGGTGCGCACCGGATGTTGTTTGTTACACCGTGATGATAACAGGGTATGTCGTATGCGGGGAGCTAGAGAAGGCAAAGGATATGTTTAGAGAGATGACGGTAAAAGGGCAATTACCGAATGTATTCACGTACAACTCGATGATTAGGGGGTTGTGTATGGCGGGAGAGTTCAGAGAAGCGTGTTGGTTGCTCAAAGAAATGGAATCTAGAGGGTGTAACCCGAATTTCGTAGTGTATAGTACATTGGTGAGCTATTTAAGAAAAGCAGGGAAGCTTACAGAGGCTCGCAAGGTAATAAGAGAGATGGTGAAGAAAGGACATTATGTTCATTTAGTTCCAAAGATGATGAAATATAGGAGAtga
- the LOC104788273 gene encoding major facilitator superfamily domain-containing protein 12-like produces MTGRSEEDPFTKPIGRWSVFFYGVGHMLNDITASCWFTYLLLFLTQIGLSPRDAAIVMLSGQVADGFATIFTGELIDRFGHFKIWHAAGSLLVAISFSSVFGGCLPCSILHNDSLTLETFSYSMFAAIFNIGWAATQVSHMAMVNCISLNSTSRVALTSCRNAFTMVSNLGLYAIALVVFGVIKAGSKEDTETQYRWIANSSISIGCCFVIIFLMGTKEPRLRLDLKETSRVRIPWVYWFRKLLYYQVAMVYLLTRLVLNVSQAYLAFFVIDDLQMDQSAKALVPAIIYICSFVVSVLLQEIPWNGRRLKAYYTAGGVIWIFCGAAILLLPRNISFFMYAISVFIGIANALMMVTAISMQSVLIGAEVGGCAFVCGSLSFLDKMSCGLALYVLQSHQSTSPRTQLNNHQQSAYLSVTRYGLGLVPAFCSFVGVTVTFFMELGADGSLSKPLREPLLE; encoded by the exons ATGACCGGAAGGAGTGAAGAGGATCCATTCACAAAACCCATTGGAAGATGGTCTGTCTTCTTCTATGGAGTTGGACATATGCTTAATGACATTACTGCTTCTTGTTGGTTCACTTACCTCCTCCTTTTCTTGACACAAATTGGTCTCTCCCCTag AGATGCAGCCATTGTTATGCTTTCTGGCCAAGTTGCTGATGGGTTTGCTACTATCTTCACTGGTGAATTG ATAGATAGGTTTGGGCATTTCAAAATTTGGCATGCTGCAGGATCATTACTAGTTGCAATCTCTTTTTCCTCGGTTTTTGGAGGTTGTCTGCCTTGTTCAATCCTTCATAACGACTCTTTAACCCTCGAAACCTTCTCCTACAGCATGTTTGCTGCTATATTTAACATAGGATGGGCTGCTACTCAAGTTTCCCATAT GGCTATGGTTAATTGCATTTCATTGAACTCAACAAGCAGAGTAGCTTTAACAAGCTGTCGTAACGCGTTTACTATG GTTTCTAACCTTGGCTTATATGCGATTGCTTTAGTAGTATTCGGTGTTATTAAGGCTGGTTCGAAAGAAGATACCGAAACACAG TATCGCTGGATTGCAAATTCATCTATCTCAATTGGATGCTGTTTTGTTATCATATTTCTTATGGGGACAAAAGAGCCAAG GCTTAGGCTAGATTTGAAAGAAACTAGCCGTGTGAGAATACCGTGGGTGTATTGGTTCCGGAAACTTCTATACTATCAAGTCGCTATGGTTTACCTCCTCACTCGACTTGTATTGAATGTTTCTCAG GCTTATCTTGCATTCTTCGTTATTGATGATTTGCAAATGGATCAATCCGCTAAAGCTTTG GTTCCTGCAATTATATATATCTGCAGCTTTGTTGTATCGGTTCTGCTTCAG GAGATTCCATGGAATGGGAGACGCTTAAAGGCGTATTATACAGCTGGTGGTGTTATTTGGATATTCTGCGGTGCAGCAATTCTTCTATTGCCTAGAAACATAAGTTTTTTCATGTATGCTATATCCGTCTTTATTGGCATCGCGAACGCATTGATGATG GTTACAGCAATCAGTATGCAGAGTGTGTTGATTGGTGCAGAAGTCGGTGGATGCGCATTTGTCTGTGGTTCGTTAAGCTTCTTAGACAAGATGTCTTGTGGGCTTGCTCTATATGTTCTTCAGTCACACCAAA GTACTTCACCAAGAACTCAACTAAACAACCACCAACAAAGTGCTTACCTTTCGGTTACAAGATACGGTTTAGGTCTTGTGCCAGCGTTTTGCTCGTTTGTTGGTGTTACTGTAACGTTCTTTATGGAGCTTGGTGCTGATGGATCACTATCGAAACCCCTGCGTGAGCCGTTACTAGAATGA
- the LOC104788274 gene encoding probable E3 ubiquitin-protein ligase RHC1A, translated as MSSSTTVHGEPERRTYWCHECDMSLSLLSSSDSDSDSSPLLCPQCGLDFLERIDHDSSSSSNLFDVTIGDFEEEGDDDGDNDNDDDEEDEEDWCFVDPTVNSDDNFLLDSPYLHRLLRHLASDNSGSSSSSSSSSSSSLLRSSDIDSIPTIQISSSMLCSTDGSDPGLLCAVCKDDFVVGESARRLPCSHIYHSGCIVPWLSDHNSCPLCRFELPTATTKVVGSERIRLSDLATITGDGDDVEDDWLGIRNALRRLARRHEQMRLGVGEMERNLARTVSGLGIGMRREEILQLQSGGDERSNSTTTTTPLFGFELYITETRVVACFFFLMLMLLVKSYISLL; from the exons ATGTCGTCTTCCACCACCGTCCACGGCGAGCCTGAACGACGAACATACTGGTGTCACGAATGCGACATGAGTTTATCCCTCCTCTCTTCCTCCGACTCCGACTCCGATTCATCTCCTCTCTTATGTCCACAGTGCGGTCTCGATTTCCTCGAACGTATAGAtcacgattcttcttcttcttctaatctcttTGACGTCACCATCGGCGATTTcgaagaagaaggtgatgaCGACGGAGATAACGataacgacgacgacgaagaggacgaagaagatTGGTGTTTCGTCGATCCAACTGTTAATTCCGATGACAATTTCCTCCTCGATAGTCCTTACCTTCACCGTCTCCTCCGTCACCTCGCTTCCGATAACTCtggatcatcctcctcctcctcttcctcttcctcttcgtcgTTGCTGAGATCTTCAGATATCGATTCGATTCCTACGATTCAGATCTCGTCTTCTATGCTCTGTTCCACCGACGGTTCAGATCCCGGTTTACTCTGCGCCGTCTGCAAGGATGATTTCGTCGTCGGTGAATCTGCTCGGAGGTTGCCTTGTAGTCATATTTATCACTCTGGCTGCATCGTTCCTTGGCTCTCGGATCATAACTCGTGTCCGCTTTGTCGGTTCGAGCTACCTACGGCGACTACCAAGGTTGTTGGTTCAGAGAGGATCAGGTTGTCGGATCTTGCTACGATTAcaggtgatggtgatgatgtggAGGACGATTGGCTTGGGATTAGAAACGCGTTGAGGAGACTGGCTCGTCGTCATGAGCAGATGAGATTGGGTGTGGGGGAGATGGAGAGGAATCTTGCTCGGACTGTTTCTGGTCTTGGGATTGgtatgagaagagaagagatcctCCAACTCCAAAGTGGTGGTGATGAGAGAAGCAACTCCACCACGACGACGACGCCATT ATTCGGCTTTGAGTTATATATCACAGAGACAAGAgttgttgcttgttttttttttttaatgttgatgCTTTTAGTCAAATCGTACATTTCTTTGCTTTGA
- the LOC104788279 gene encoding transcriptional regulator ATRX-like, which translates to MNDDDDTNNINSCSGFDNNRIGDGDGDDNCDINQISQVWGTWEELVLTCAVKRHAFTDWDSVAKDVQSRSRSSLIASAVNCRLKYQDLKRRFKDSVDGGEGNREAAAEEDDEVGEIPWLDQLRSLHVAELRREVQRRDDSILSLQLKVKKLEEEEEEKDGDDGDNKPDLGNDETKPAKLNRETTESDRDDNRSMNESNSTASVDKLADHDGDKMVDPDPVNKTAAPKEEEEEEEERTVSKRSEMSNSGELDESGTSTGHGKRKGQKKYRSGGGGGEIKSAGYKSQXNCDTNQISQVWGTWEELVLTCAVKRHAFTDWDSVAKDVQSRSRSSLIASAVNCRLKYQDLKRRFKDSVDGGEGNREAAAEEDDEVGEIPWLDQLRSLHVAELRREVQRRDDSILSLQLKVKKLEEEEEEKDGDDGDNKPDLGNDETKPAKLNRETTESDRDDNRSMNESNSTASVDKLADHDGDKMVDPDPVNKTAAPKEEEEEEEERTVSKRSEMSNSGELDESGTSTGHGKRKGQKKYRSGGGGGEIKSAGYKSQPLIDIIKLIRSHPRGSVFESRLRSQETKDYKRIIRQHLDIKTIEKKLEKGSYASSSLSFYRDLKLLFTNAVVFFPPSSSESLAAQELRSLVSNEIKKRTGILGHGVIKTEAGSSVSRQKSPVLPLVACKKNSSSSKKTSPSSSFKQKDEKKSPEVSEEKTVTTTTTTSARSSRRTSKEIAVVAKDTKIGRAKNSNNKKLKVTKTDSSSDDDDDEKEETPKTEKKTVAIPSDKKKSVADFLKRIKKNSPQKGKETASKNQKKSDGNIKKENDPPKKSDGNVKKENSKAKPRELRSNSTGKKKAEVENNNSKSSSKRKQPKETAEATGKRGRESGKDSKQPKKRTRR; encoded by the exons ATGAACGACGACGACGATACTAACAATATTAACAGTTGTAGTGGATTTGATAACAATCGTATcggagacggagacggagacgaTAACTGTGATATCAATCAGATCAGTCAAGTATGGGGAACGTGGGAGGAGTTGGTGTTAACATGCGCCGTTAAGCGTCATGCTTTTACCGATTGGGACTCCGTCGCTAAAGATGTTCAGTCTCGTTCCCGGAGTTCTCTCATCGCCTCCGCCGTCAATTGCAGGCTTAAGTATCAAGATCTCAAACGTAGGTTCAAAGATTCCGTCGACGGCGgtgaaggaaacagagaagcggcggcggaggaggatgATGAAGTCGGTGAAATCCCTTGGCTCGACCAGTTACGGAGTCTTCATGTTGCAGAGCTCCGGCGAGAGGTTCAACGACGTGACGACTCTATATT GTCGCTTCAGTTAAAAGTTAAGAAattagaggaggaggaggaggagaaagacGGAGATGATGGAGACAATAAACCAGATCTGGGAAACGACGAAACTAAACCGGCGAAGCTTAACCGGGAAACGACGGAGTCGGACCGGGACGACAATCGGTCGATGAACGAGTCCAACTCTACAGCCTCCGTCGATAAACTCGCCGATCACGACGGAGATAAAATGGTAGATCCCGATCCGGTTAACAAGACGGCGGCGccgaaggaggaggaggaggaagaagaagaaagaacggTTAGTAAAAGATCGGAAATGAGTAACTCGGGAGAGTTAGATGAATCGGGAACGTCCACTGGTCATGGAAAGAGGAAAGGACAGAAGAAATACAGAAGCGGCGGAGGTGGCGGTGAGATCAAATCGGCCGGCTATAAATCACAGNATAACTGTGATACCAATCAGATCAGTCAAGTATGGGGAACGTGGGAGGAGTTGGTGTTAACATGCGCCGTTAAGCGTCATGCTTTTACCGATTGGGACTCCGTCGCTAAAGATGTTCAGTCTCGTTCCCGGAGTTCTCTCATCGCCTCCGCCGTCAATTGCAGGCTTAAGTATCAAGATCTCAAACGTAGGTTCAAAGATTCCGTCGACGGCGgtgaaggaaacagagaagcggcggcggaggaggatgATGAAGTCGGTGAAATCCCTTGGCTCGACCAGTTACGGAGTCTTCATGTTGCAGAGCTCCGGCGAGAGGTTCAACGACGTGACGACTCTATATT GTCGCTTCAGTTAAAAGTTAAGAAattagaggaggaggaggaggagaaagacGGAGATGATGGAGACAATAAACCAGATCTGGGAAACGACGAAACTAAACCGGCGAAGCTTAACCGGGAAACGACGGAGTCGGACCGGGACGACAATCGGTCGATGAACGAGTCCAACTCTACAGCCTCCGTCGATAAACTCGCCGATCACGACGGAGATAAAATGGTAGATCCCGATCCGGTTAACAAGACGGCGGCGccgaaggaggaggaggaggaagaagaagaaagaacggTTAGTAAAAGATCGGAAATGAGTAACTCGGGAGAGTTAGATGAATCGGGAACGTCCACTGGTCATGGAAAGAGGAAAGGACAGAAGAAATACAGAAGCGGCGGAGGTGGCGGTGAGATCAAATCGGCCGGCTATAAATCACAGCCGTTGATAGATATCATTAAGCTGATCCGGTCTCATCCTCGTGGTTCCGTGTTCGAATCCCGTCTTAGGAGCCAG GAGACAAAGGATTACAAGAGGATTATAAGGCAGCATTTGGACATCAAGACGATAGAGAAGAAGTTGGAGAAAGGATCTTACGCTTCTTCAAGTCTCTCTTTTTACAGAGACCTCAAGCTTCTCTTCACAAACGCCGTTGTCTTCTTTCCTCCATCTTCCTCCGAATCCTTGGCTGCACAAGAGCTAAGATCCCTCGTCTCTAACGAAATTAAGAAACGAACCGGAATATTGGGTCACGGTGTCATCAAAACAGAGGCTGGATCTTCGGTTTCTAGACAGAAATCCCCTGTTCTTCCTCTGGTTGCCTGTAAGAAGAACAGTTCATCTTCGAAAAAGACGTCTCCTTCTTCTAGctttaaacaaaaagatgagaAGAAATCTCCGGAAGTTTCAGAGGAGAAGACTgtgactactactactacaactAGTGCAAGAAGCTCTAGGAGAACGAGCAAAGAGATCGCTGTTGTTGCCAAAGATACTAAAATAGGAAGAGCCAAGAATAGTAATAATAAGAAACTAAAGGTTACGAAAACAGATTCatcgagtgatgatgatgatgatgagaaagaagagactcctaaaacagagaagaagacagTAGCGATACCATCggataagaagaagagtgtgGCTGATTTCTTgaagagaataaagaagaacTCTCCACAGAAAGGTAAAGAAACAGCAAGtaaaaatcagaagaagagcGATGGAAACATTAAGAAAGAAAACGATCCTCCGAAGAAGAGCGACGGAAACGTTAAGAAAGAGAACAGTAAAGCAAAACCAAGGGAGTTGAGGAGTAACAGTACGGGTAAAAAGAAGGCTGAGGTAGAGAACAATAATAGTAAGAGTTCATCGAAACGAAAACAACCGAAAGAAACAGCAGAGGCTACAGGAAAACGAGGTAGGGAGTCTGGAAAAGACAGTAAACAGCCAAAGAAAAGAACCAGAAGATGA
- the LOC104788278 gene encoding LOW QUALITY PROTEIN: citrate synthase 5, mitochondrial-like (The sequence of the model RefSeq protein was modified relative to this genomic sequence to represent the inferred CDS: deleted 1 base in 1 codon), whose amino-acid sequence MVFYRGVSAISRLRSRAVQQSSLSNSVRWLQMQSSSELDLKSQMREIIPEQQDRLKKLKSEHGKVQLGNITVDMVLGGMRGMTGLLWETSLLDADEGIRFRGMSIPECQKVLPSAQSGEEPLPEGLLWLLLTGKVPSKEQVNALSKELAHRAAVPDYVYKAIDALPSTSHPMTQFASGVMALQVESEFQKAYEQGDVHKSKFWEPTYEDALNLIARVPVVASYVYRRMYKDGSIIPLDDSLDYGANFSHMLGFDSPQMKELMRLYVTIHSDHEGGNVSAHTGHLVGSALSDPYLSFAAALNGLAGPLHGLANQEVLLWIKSVVEECGENISKEQLKDYVWKTLNSGKVVPGYGHGVLRKTDPRYVCQREFALKHLPDDPLFQLVSKLYEVVPPILTELGKVKNPWPNVDAHSGVLLNYYGLTEARYYTVLFGVSRSLGICSQLIWDRALGLPLERPKSVNMEWLDNFMRLKR is encoded by the exons ATGGTGTTTTATCGCGGCGTATCAGCCATTTCAAGGCTTCGGTCACGAGCC GTGCAACAATCTTCACTTAGCAACTCCGTCAGATGGCTCCAGATGCAGAGCTCTTCTGAATTG GACTTGAAGTCGCAGATGCGAGAGATAATTCCAGAACAACAG GACCGTTTGAAGAAACTGAAATCAGAACATGGAAAGGTTCAATTGGGGAACATTACTGTTGATATG GTACTTGGTGGAATGAGAGGGATGACTGGATTACTTTGGGAAACCTCATTGCTTGATGCTGATGAG GGAATACGCTTTAGAGGCATGTCGATTCCTGAATGCCAGAAAGTATTACCTTCAGCTCAATCTGGAGAAGAGCCTTTGCCTGAGGGTCTTCTGTGGCTTCTGTTAACTGGAAAG GTTCCAAGTAAAGAGCAAGTTAATGCTTTGTCAAAAGAGTTGGCTCATCGTGCTGCTGTTCCAG ATTATGTTTACAAAGCTATAGATGCTCTGCCT TCGACATCTCATCCAATGACTCAATTTGCTAGCGGTGTTATGGCCCTTCAG GTTGAAAGTGAGTTTCAGAAAGCATATGAGCAGGGTGATGTTCATAAGTCAAA GTTCTGGGAGCCAACCTATGAGGATGCCCTAAACTTGATTGCTCGTGTCCCTGTTGTAGCTTCATACGTTTATCGGAG GATGTACAAGGATGGTAGCATCATTCCATTAGATGATTCTTTGGATTATGGTGCAAATTTTTCACACATGCTGGGATTTGATAGCCCTCAGATGAAAGAGCTCATGAGGCTTTATGTCACTATCCA TAGTGATCATGAAGGTGGAAATGTTAGTGCTCACACTGGTCACCTG GTTGGGAGTGCACTTTCGGATCCATATCTTTCGTTTGCAGCTGCATTAAATGGTTTAGCTGGGCCACTCCATGGTTTGGCTAATCAG GAAGTTTTGTTGTGGATCAAATCAGTTGTCGAGGAATGTGGAGAAAATATATCAAAGGAACAACTGAAAGATTATGTTTGGAAAACGTTAAACAGTGGCAAG GTTGTTCCAGGATATGGCCATGGTGTTTTGCGTAAAACGGATCCAAGATATGTATGCCAAAGAGAGTTTGCTTTGAAGCATTTACCTGATGATCCTCTTTTTCAgctg GTCTCAAAGCTTTATGAAGTGGTGCCTCCTATTCTAACTGAGCTGGGAAAG GTCAAGAACCCCTGGCCTAATGTTGATGCTCATAGCGGAGTGCTACTGAACTACTATGGTCTAACCGAAGCAAG ATACTATACTGTGCTTTTTGGCGTCTCAAGGAGTCTCGGCATCTGCTCACAG CTGATATGGGACCGGGCTCTTGGACTGCCACTAGAGCGGCCAAAGAGTGTAAACATGGAGTGGCTCGATAACTTCATGCGCTTGAAACGCTAA